The Bdellovibrio sp. ZAP7 DNA segment ATCACACATGCCCATTCCGATCATGCACGCTGGGGCTCAGGAGAGTACCATGCAAATGTCAAGTGTGCGCCCCTTTTAAATCTACGTTTGGGTGCCGATCTTCCTCTTAAAACTTACAAAGCTGGTGAAAAATTTAAGATGGGTGACACTTGGGTAAGCTTTCATCCCGCGGGTCATATTCTGGGTTCTTCACAAGTAAGGATCGAGTATCAAAACAAAGTCTGGGTGGCCTCGGGGGATTATAAAAGAACGCCCGATCCTTCCTGTGATCCCTTCGAAGTGGTTCCTTGTGACACCTTCATCTCGGAAGCCACTTTTGCTTTGCCCGTATATAAATGGGATCCCGGCGAAGTAACCGCTGCGAAAATATTTGAATGGTGGCAATCAGATCAGGATCGTCCCAGCCTGCTTTTTTGTTACGCATTAGGAAAAGCGCAACGGATCCTGGCTGAACTGAGCCGTTTAACGGATCGAACGATTTACATTCATGGAGCCGTGGAAACGCTGACGCAAATTTATCGAGATGCGGGAATCAAAATGCTTCCCACATCTTTAGTCCAAAACCATGAAAAAGGATATGGTTTTAAAGGCGATCTGATCTTAGCACCACCGTCTGCGCATCGCTCGCCGTGGATGAAGCGGTTTAAAGACCCACAAACGGCATTTGCATCGGGCTGGATGCTGGTACGAGGGACTCGCCGTCGCAAAGGCTACGAGAGAGGTTTTGCACTATCCGATCATGCCGATTGGAATGAGCTAAATCAAACCATCACCGAGACCGATGCCTCAACAATTTATCTCACACACGGAAGAACCGACGTTCTACAAAAGTATCTTCAAGAACAAGGTAAAGAAGTTAAACTTTTCCACACTGAATACGAAGCCGAAGAGGAGGCGTCGTGAAGGAGTTTGTGAAACTTTATGAGGAACTGGATTCAACAACCTCGACCAACGAAAAAATCGGGGCTCTGAAAAAGTACTTCGAAAAAACGATTCCGGAAGATTCGATGTGGACGTTAATTTTATTGACGGGAAAATTATCACGCAGAACTATTACCTCCAGGACTTTAAGCAGTCTGTTTTTGGCCAGTACACACTATCCGGCGTGGCTTTATGATGAAAGCCGCGATCACGTGGGTGACACGGCAGAAACTTTAAGCCTGCTAGCGCATTCACTGAATTTATGCCGCGAAACTTCGGGCAAGGAAAATAAAAGCCTCACGGAGTGGATGGAAATAGAAATCCCAAAGCTTGCTGCGATTAAAGACGAAGTTC contains these protein-coding regions:
- a CDS encoding ligase-associated DNA damage response exonuclease, which translates into the protein MKSKSTELVRATNEGLYCEQGDFYIDPWRPVSRALITHAHSDHARWGSGEYHANVKCAPLLNLRLGADLPLKTYKAGEKFKMGDTWVSFHPAGHILGSSQVRIEYQNKVWVASGDYKRTPDPSCDPFEVVPCDTFISEATFALPVYKWDPGEVTAAKIFEWWQSDQDRPSLLFCYALGKAQRILAELSRLTDRTIYIHGAVETLTQIYRDAGIKMLPTSLVQNHEKGYGFKGDLILAPPSAHRSPWMKRFKDPQTAFASGWMLVRGTRRRKGYERGFALSDHADWNELNQTITETDASTIYLTHGRTDVLQKYLQEQGKEVKLFHTEYEAEEEAS